The following are encoded in a window of Vespula pensylvanica isolate Volc-1 chromosome 2, ASM1446617v1, whole genome shotgun sequence genomic DNA:
- the LOC122637903 gene encoding venom peptide SjAPI-2, with translation MSRISMIIFVLALCLASIVYTSACGSNAIYTDCASPCALTCKNYQNPPKLCPRICIKGCKCINGYIFNNNSDCVLPSEC, from the exons ATGTCTCGCATTTCGATGATTATTTTTGTACTAGCTCTTTGCCTCGCAT CCATCGTCTACACATCCGCTTGTGGATCCAATGCGATTTATACTGATTGTGCGAGTCCCTGTGCGCTAACTTGTAAAAACTACCAGAATCCACCTAAACTCTGTCCTCGT atttgtATAAAAGGGTGTAAATGCATAAATGGATACATATTTAACAACAACAGTGATTGTGTTTTACCTAGTGAATGTTAA